Proteins from one Microtus pennsylvanicus isolate mMicPen1 chromosome 7, mMicPen1.hap1, whole genome shotgun sequence genomic window:
- the C7H2orf49 gene encoding ashwin produces MAGDVGGRSCTDAELLLHPELLSQEFLLLTLEQKNIAVENDVRVNKDNLTDLYVQHAIPLPQRELPKNRWGKMMEKKREQHEGKVETKRSGAVDGLRKRPLIVFDGSSTSTSIKVKRTENGADERLKPPAQTGSTREALQKLPNSSSRASPLVLFANLPMNNKMEHNNNDTKQNHDLTHRKSPSGPVKSPPLSPVGTTPVKLKRAAPKEETETTNALKPPETKRKIQHVTWP; encoded by the exons ATGGCGGGGGATGTGGGCGGTCGCAGCTGCACGGACGCCGAGCTGCTGCTGCACCCTGAGCTGCTGTCCCAGGAGTTCCTCCTTCTCACCCTGGAGCAG AAGAACATAGCTGTTGAGAATGATGTAAGAGTAAACAAAGACAACCTTACTGACCTTTACGTCCAGCATGCCATACCACTGCCTCAGAGGGAGTTGCCAAAGAATAGATGGGGGAAgatgatggaaaagaaaagagaacaacaTGAAGGAAAAGTTGAGACCAAAAG GAGTGGTGCTGTGGACGGATTAAGGAAAAGACCCCTCATTGTGTTCGATGGGAGCTCAACAAGCACAAGCATCAAAGTGAAAAGGACAGAGAACGGAGCGGACGAGCGCCTCAAGCCTCCCGCCCAGACAGGCTCTACCCGGGAGGCCTTGCAGAAGTTACCAAATTCCTCTTCCAGGGCTTCACCCCTAGTTTTGTTTGCCAATTTGCCTATGAACAATAAAATGGAGCACAATAATAATGACACTAAACAGAACCATGACTTAACACATAGGAAAAGTCCTTCCGGTCCTGTGAAGTCGCCGCCTTTGTCCCCTGTGGGAACTACTCCCGTGAAATTAAAGCGGGCTGCTCctaaggaagagacagagaccacG AATGCCCTGAAGCCTCcagaaacaaagaggaagattcagcatgtcacTTGGCCGTGA